One window of the Deinococcus ruber genome contains the following:
- a CDS encoding Crp/Fnr family transcriptional regulator has product MNYPSLVWHLKRTELFADLELNELERVAATTPYRSFQPGEVIFRMDDPADALYFVRSGLIKISKLFPNGKEAILSVVGQHDTFGELLLQPEERRPTQAEALERTTLIVLPRAELQKLLTTKPDLAMKLIRLMAARFFEAQAWTAEVSAYSAPERVASLLYRLAREFGRGHPQGVELRLKLNQEDIARMVGATRETVSHSLGKLRDEGAIVRARTPIIVNLDRLKVYLEL; this is encoded by the coding sequence ATGAACTATCCAAGCCTGGTGTGGCACCTCAAACGCACAGAGCTGTTCGCTGATCTGGAGCTGAACGAGCTTGAGCGGGTGGCAGCAACCACGCCTTACCGCTCGTTTCAGCCCGGCGAGGTCATCTTCCGCATGGATGATCCGGCGGACGCCCTCTATTTTGTGAGAAGCGGCCTGATCAAGATCAGCAAGCTCTTTCCCAACGGCAAAGAGGCGATTCTGAGCGTGGTCGGGCAACACGACACCTTCGGGGAACTGCTGTTGCAACCCGAAGAGCGCCGCCCGACCCAGGCCGAGGCGCTGGAGCGCACCACCCTGATCGTGCTGCCCCGTGCCGAACTGCAAAAACTGCTGACCACCAAGCCCGACCTCGCCATGAAGCTGATCCGCCTGATGGCCGCCCGCTTCTTCGAGGCGCAGGCCTGGACGGCAGAAGTCAGCGCCTATAGCGCCCCCGAGCGCGTCGCCAGCCTGCTGTACCGCCTGGCCCGCGAATTCGGGCGCGGTCATCCGCAGGGCGTCGAACTGCGCCTGAAACTGAATCAGGAAGACATTGCCCGCATGGTGGGGGCCACCCGCGAGACGGTCAGCCACTCGCTCGGCAAGCTGCGCGACGAGGGAGCCATCGTGCGCGCCCGCACCCCGATCATCGTGAATCTGGACCGACTCAAGGTCTATCTGGAACTGTAA
- a CDS encoding CDP-alcohol phosphatidyltransferase family protein has protein sequence MSTLAQTRKARPADEWAAERVFRPLAQRLVDPAARLGIRPTSVVMVHTALGVLAAALLKRDGGWLSSRLTPALLLQVKTVLDNLDGQLARATGQTSEVGRYLDSEMDVVVNVALLTALLGKNQGVAANLLLSFILTVDFLWEREYREARGEVFRAAAAQANDAPRLLAALKGAYTLYFVPQERVLGGLFRWRLRQVAGDHPAPADLEAWTPLLLNQVAVNLGLSTQLLALGTCILLGRPRLYAATLPVQAGALLALHLWREGAFRNARSRQR, from the coding sequence ATGTCAACCCTCGCGCAGACACGCAAGGCCCGCCCTGCCGACGAGTGGGCCGCCGAACGGGTGTTTCGTCCACTGGCACAGCGGCTGGTTGATCCGGCGGCCCGGCTGGGCATTCGGCCTACCTCGGTGGTGATGGTGCATACCGCACTGGGCGTGCTGGCTGCCGCTCTTCTGAAACGGGACGGCGGCTGGCTGAGTTCGCGCCTGACTCCGGCGCTGCTGCTTCAGGTCAAGACCGTGCTCGACAATCTCGACGGACAGCTGGCCCGCGCCACCGGGCAGACCAGCGAGGTCGGGCGCTACCTCGACTCCGAGATGGACGTGGTGGTGAATGTGGCGCTGCTGACTGCGCTGCTGGGGAAAAATCAGGGCGTGGCGGCCAATCTGCTGCTGAGCTTCATCCTGACGGTGGATTTTCTGTGGGAGCGCGAGTACCGCGAGGCCAGAGGCGAGGTCTTCCGGGCAGCGGCGGCCCAGGCAAACGACGCCCCCCGGCTGCTGGCGGCCCTGAAAGGCGCATACACCCTATATTTTGTGCCCCAGGAACGCGTGCTGGGTGGTCTGTTCCGCTGGCGGCTGCGGCAGGTGGCGGGCGACCACCCGGCCCCCGCCGATCTGGAAGCCTGGACGCCGCTGCTGCTGAATCAGGTGGCGGTGAATCTGGGGCTGTCCACGCAACTGCTGGCCCTGGGAACCTGCATTCTGCTGGGCCGTCCCCGCCTGTACGCGGCCACGCTGCCGGTGCAGGCGGGGGCGCTGCTGGCTCTGCATCTCTGGCGCGAAGGTGCGTTCAGAAACGCCCGGAGCCGTCAGCGCTGA
- a CDS encoding alpha/beta hydrolase family protein: MHPVRPTRTSVRRLLPLLAFSVALAGSAGPGSTTLALMQGTPSVSSPVFPGDLRPDAPELSARGPHAVGVRTVQLTNRNQLDIAKAATPLTRYDRPLTVEVWYPATLKAGETQVTSYPDVLGSGPGDPKRPLIPFQTPGRAARNAGPETGRYPLVIVSHGYPGSRVLLSYLCENLASKGYVVAAIDHTDSTHADKAAFASTLLNRPLDDQFVLDSMATFGKAGSGSFLSGIVDADNTALVGYSMGGYGALNFAGAGFAKQVMGFVPGGALAARATGAYTVDPRLKAVVAFAPWGGDYAVRSIGVPGAAEFGFWDAAGLAGIKVPTLFVVGDHDDVAGYVGGVQSLFQNAVNSDRYMVVYQNARHNSAPNPPPPESVGLPDEYGHYAEPAWDMGRLNNLNEHFVTAFLNYRLKGQTDAAAYLNVKSVKADAGVYSRNTDGTPKPDDTYWKGFPARSAVGIELYHMQPK; this comes from the coding sequence ATGCACCCAGTCAGGCCCACCAGAACGTCTGTTCGCCGTCTGCTTCCGCTGCTCGCCTTCAGTGTCGCCCTGGCTGGAAGCGCCGGGCCGGGCAGCACTACACTTGCCCTGATGCAAGGCACTCCTTCCGTCTCCAGCCCGGTATTTCCCGGCGATCTGCGGCCCGATGCCCCCGAACTCAGCGCACGTGGCCCGCATGCTGTGGGTGTACGCACCGTGCAGCTGACGAACAGGAACCAGCTCGATATCGCCAAGGCCGCCACGCCGCTGACGCGCTACGACCGCCCGCTGACGGTGGAAGTTTGGTATCCGGCGACCCTGAAGGCAGGCGAGACGCAGGTGACGAGCTATCCGGACGTGCTGGGCAGCGGCCCCGGCGACCCCAAGCGGCCCCTGATTCCCTTCCAGACGCCCGGACGCGCCGCCCGGAACGCTGGCCCCGAGACGGGCCGGTATCCGCTGGTCATCGTGTCGCACGGGTATCCCGGCAGCCGCGTGCTGCTCAGCTACCTGTGCGAGAACCTGGCGAGCAAGGGCTATGTGGTGGCCGCCATCGACCATACCGACAGCACCCACGCCGACAAAGCGGCGTTTGCCAGCACGCTGCTCAATCGCCCGCTCGACGATCAGTTCGTGCTCGACAGCATGGCGACGTTTGGCAAGGCGGGCAGCGGCAGCTTTCTGAGCGGCATCGTCGACGCCGACAACACCGCCCTGGTGGGCTACAGCATGGGCGGCTACGGCGCACTGAACTTTGCGGGCGCGGGCTTTGCCAAGCAGGTCATGGGCTTCGTGCCCGGCGGTGCACTGGCAGCGCGGGCCACCGGAGCCTACACCGTCGATCCCCGGCTGAAGGCGGTGGTGGCTTTCGCACCGTGGGGCGGCGATTACGCGGTCAGGTCTATCGGGGTGCCCGGAGCCGCCGAATTCGGATTCTGGGACGCTGCCGGACTCGCGGGCATCAAGGTGCCGACCCTGTTCGTGGTGGGCGACCATGACGATGTGGCAGGCTACGTGGGCGGCGTGCAGTCGCTGTTTCAGAACGCCGTGAATTCAGACCGTTACATGGTGGTGTACCAGAACGCCCGCCACAACTCTGCCCCCAACCCGCCGCCGCCCGAAAGCGTGGGCCTGCCCGACGAATACGGCCACTACGCCGAACCCGCCTGGGACATGGGCCGCCTGAACAACCTGAACGAGCATTTCGTGACGGCCTTCCTGAATTACCGTCTGAAGGGCCAGACCGACGCCGCCGCCTACCTGAACGTGAAGTCGGTGAAGGCCGACGCGGGCGTGTACTCGCGCAACACAGACGGCACCCCCAAGCCCGACGACACCTACTGGAAGGGGTTTCCGGCCCGCAGCGCGGTGGGGATCGAGCTGTACCACATGCAGCCGAAGTAA
- a CDS encoding DUF512 domain-containing protein: MTATQLVQQPEVYPAPVKSVEPGSPAERAGVRPGDLLLRVNGEPVTDVLAYRHALQSAPEGRATLQMSRPEQHSPAPFLPGFVAQDHHTTKLDAQALTYTFQVEWEDPGLDFEEVLFDGIRKCANKCDFCYVHQMPRGFRKSLYVMDDDYRLSFLYGSFVTLTNLTEIDVQRILNENLSPLYVSVHTSNQDLRQDMMKWWKLKVKDPAVTRIQDMLERLESIDLYTQIVLLPGRNDGEHLDETLDYLTSRPNVISSAVVPIGLTDHRKNLAEMRPYTRDEARDVLRRVNVWRGKMLKERGTRFVFPSDEFYLLAGEPLPTEEEYEGFPMLENGVGMIRDFLIEPLPPLPAALPAPMHVILGTGLLFAESLDLAVEPLRAIEGLTLEVRAVENKTFGKVTTVAGLLTGRCFRHAVVQGEADLLVVPPTTLRYGTELMLDNMSLTELSQDLRMDVRAGGSTLGELARVILQNAASSGPQFGMSAHAVKDTSPKDEPGRSHA, from the coding sequence ATGACGGCCACCCAACTTGTGCAGCAGCCAGAAGTCTATCCCGCGCCCGTCAAGAGCGTGGAGCCGGGCAGTCCTGCCGAGCGAGCAGGCGTGCGCCCCGGCGACCTGCTGCTGCGTGTCAACGGCGAGCCTGTCACCGACGTGCTGGCCTACCGCCACGCCCTTCAGAGCGCCCCAGAGGGCCGGGCCACCCTTCAGATGTCGCGCCCCGAGCAGCACTCGCCCGCACCGTTTCTGCCGGGCTTCGTGGCCCAGGATCACCACACCACGAAGCTCGATGCCCAGGCGCTGACGTATACCTTTCAGGTCGAGTGGGAAGACCCCGGCCTCGACTTCGAGGAAGTGCTGTTCGACGGCATTCGCAAGTGCGCCAACAAGTGCGATTTCTGCTACGTCCATCAGATGCCGCGCGGCTTTCGCAAGAGCCTGTACGTGATGGACGACGATTACCGCCTGTCGTTTCTGTACGGCAGCTTCGTCACGCTCACCAATCTGACCGAAATCGACGTGCAGCGCATTCTGAACGAGAACCTGTCGCCGCTGTACGTGTCGGTGCATACCAGCAACCAGGATTTGCGCCAGGACATGATGAAGTGGTGGAAGCTGAAGGTCAAAGACCCCGCCGTGACGCGCATTCAGGACATGCTAGAGCGGCTGGAGAGCATTGACCTGTACACCCAGATCGTGCTGCTGCCGGGCCGCAACGACGGCGAGCACCTCGACGAAACGCTCGATTACCTGACCTCGCGCCCCAACGTTATCAGTTCGGCGGTGGTGCCCATCGGCCTGACCGACCACCGCAAGAATCTGGCCGAGATGCGCCCGTATACCCGCGACGAAGCCCGCGACGTGCTGCGGCGCGTGAACGTGTGGCGCGGCAAGATGCTGAAGGAACGCGGCACCCGCTTCGTGTTTCCCAGCGACGAGTTCTATCTGCTGGCGGGCGAACCGCTGCCCACCGAGGAAGAGTACGAGGGCTTCCCGATGCTGGAAAACGGCGTGGGCATGATCCGCGACTTCCTGATCGAACCCCTGCCGCCGCTGCCCGCCGCGCTGCCTGCCCCGATGCACGTGATTCTGGGTACGGGTCTGCTGTTTGCCGAGTCGCTCGATCTGGCCGTCGAGCCGCTGCGGGCTATCGAGGGTCTGACGCTGGAAGTGCGGGCGGTCGAGAACAAGACGTTCGGCAAGGTCACGACGGTGGCGGGCCTGCTGACCGGGCGCTGCTTTCGGCACGCTGTCGTGCAGGGCGAGGCCGATCTGCTGGTGGTGCCGCCCACGACGCTGCGTTACGGCACCGAACTGATGCTCGACAACATGAGCCTGACCGAACTGAGCCAGGATCTGCGAATGGACGTGCGGGCAGGCGGCAGCACCCTGGGCGAACTGGCCCGCGTGATCCTTCAGAATGCCGCCAGCAGTGGCCCGCAGTTCGGGATGAGCGCCCACGCGGTCAAGGACACCTCTCCCAAGGACGAACCGGGCCGCAGCCACGCCTGA
- a CDS encoding NUDIX domain-containing protein: protein MSAAEAPPAPPRPLVCVGALVRGPKGTYLIVRTTKWRGSWGVPGGKVEWGETLKTATMREFREEVALELHDLSYVQTQEAVLSPEFHKPAHMLLIDFLAHTDSERVTPNEEIEEWAWVTLAAALEYPLNSYTRTLIERARELEA from the coding sequence ATGAGTGCCGCCGAAGCGCCGCCCGCCCCGCCCCGCCCCCTCGTCTGCGTGGGAGCGCTGGTACGCGGCCCCAAAGGCACCTACCTGATCGTCCGCACGACCAAGTGGCGCGGCAGTTGGGGCGTGCCGGGCGGCAAGGTGGAATGGGGCGAAACCCTGAAGACAGCCACCATGCGCGAATTTCGGGAAGAGGTGGCGCTGGAACTGCATGACCTGAGCTATGTGCAGACGCAGGAGGCCGTGCTCAGCCCCGAGTTTCACAAACCCGCCCACATGCTGCTGATCGACTTTCTGGCCCACACCGACAGCGAGCGCGTCACGCCCAACGAGGAGATCGAGGAGTGGGCCTGGGTCACGCTGGCGGCGGCCCTGGAGTATCCGCTCAACAGCTACACCCGCACGCTGATCGAACGGGCGCGGGAGCTGGAGGCATGA
- a CDS encoding DNA-3-methyladenine glycosylase family protein, which translates to MTPSALFAAQQHLSRDPVMADIIARAGDLPELLPASDPFAALVRAVLGQQLSVKAAAAIAGRVEAATDFDPARLLALSPDDLRALGLSWAKVRTVRAISGAALGLEDAPTHIDFVHLAGLPDEAVIEALLPLPGIGRWTAEMFLMFSLARPDVFSFGDYVLRLSLAHHYPGQDHAALVQRWSPWRTLAARYLWHARP; encoded by the coding sequence GTGACGCCTTCTGCCCTCTTTGCCGCCCAGCAGCACCTGAGCCGCGACCCCGTGATGGCCGACATCATTGCGCGTGCGGGCGACCTGCCTGAATTGCTGCCCGCCTCCGACCCGTTTGCCGCGCTGGTACGTGCCGTGCTGGGGCAGCAGCTCAGCGTCAAGGCGGCGGCAGCCATCGCCGGGCGGGTCGAGGCCGCCACCGATTTTGACCCCGCACGGCTGCTGGCCCTGTCCCCAGACGATCTGCGGGCGCTGGGCCTGAGCTGGGCGAAGGTTCGCACGGTGCGGGCCATTTCCGGAGCGGCGCTGGGGCTGGAAGACGCTCCGACGCACATAGATTTCGTTCATCTGGCGGGGCTGCCCGACGAAGCGGTGATCGAAGCGCTGCTGCCACTGCCGGGCATCGGGCGCTGGACGGCAGAGATGTTCCTGATGTTCTCGCTGGCCCGGCCCGACGTGTTCAGCTTTGGAGACTACGTGCTGAGACTGAGCCTGGCACACCACTATCCGGGTCAGGATCACGCCGCGCTCGTGCAGCGCTGGTCGCCCTGGCGCACGCTGGCAGCCCGTTATCTGTGGCACGCCCGCCCCTGA
- a CDS encoding adenylate/guanylate cyclase domain-containing protein: MSNRLLPLPDSLSPAAQQIACLLVSDLVGSTRLARRLPLAHYMALMTDLIQILILHFEAYGGQVLQHQGDAVVCMFTTAQVPAALQSALQAHTRTAQLHLAELLGEKLRLRVGVSVGEVLTGPVGGMVSAYGLPVNLARRLCSAAQPGETLACPSVLPYASTSVLQERAVSGLSGFEDLGTAYRVSAAATDALSVAPGHMKTG; this comes from the coding sequence ATGTCGAATCGACTTCTCCCACTTCCAGACTCGCTCTCGCCTGCCGCTCAACAGATCGCCTGCCTGCTTGTCAGCGATCTGGTCGGCAGTACCAGGCTGGCCCGCCGCCTGCCTCTGGCACACTACATGGCCCTGATGACAGATCTGATTCAGATTCTGATCCTGCATTTCGAGGCCTACGGCGGGCAGGTGCTGCAACATCAGGGCGACGCGGTGGTGTGCATGTTTACCACCGCGCAGGTGCCCGCCGCCCTGCAATCGGCCCTGCAAGCACATACCCGCACCGCTCAGCTTCATCTGGCAGAGCTGCTGGGCGAGAAGCTGCGGCTGCGGGTGGGTGTGTCGGTGGGCGAGGTGCTGACTGGCCCGGTGGGCGGCATGGTCAGCGCCTACGGCCTTCCGGTCAATCTGGCGCGGCGGCTGTGCAGCGCAGCGCAGCCGGGCGAAACCCTCGCCTGTCCGTCGGTGCTTCCCTACGCATCTACTTCTGTCCTTCAGGAACGTGCCGTCTCGGGGCTGAGCGGCTTCGAAGACCTCGGCACCGCCTACCGTGTGAGCGCTGCTGCTACAGACGCGCTGAGTGTGGCTCCAGGCCACATGAAAACAGGTTAA
- the mqnP gene encoding menaquinone biosynthesis prenyltransferase MqnP, translating to MSASPTTPRLTAKTLLELVKFEHTVFALPFAYAGMLLASMQFRGSGWPGLGVLLWVTLAMASARTAAMAANRIIDRTIDARNPRTAGRDIPAGRVSVGQGWALVLGSLLVMALASWQLNPLCLALMPIAVLFLIGYPYTKRFTWLCHLWLGVTDGAAAAGGWIAVTGHFDMGAWLLWLVVIFWMVGLDTIYATMDFDFDRQHGIQSIPARFGIGPALRIAATSHALTFVLLLTVGFAVGASFWYFLAALAMGGILLYEHRLVNPNDLTRANVAFFDANMWLALTMLGGVVADVLWRTLT from the coding sequence ATGAGTGCCAGCCCGACCACGCCCCGACTGACCGCCAAAACGCTGCTAGAGCTGGTCAAATTCGAACATACGGTCTTTGCGCTGCCGTTCGCGTATGCGGGCATGCTGCTGGCCTCGATGCAGTTCCGGGGAAGCGGCTGGCCGGGGCTGGGCGTGCTGCTGTGGGTCACACTGGCAATGGCGAGCGCCCGCACCGCCGCGATGGCGGCCAACCGCATCATCGACCGCACCATCGATGCCCGCAATCCGCGTACCGCCGGACGCGACATCCCGGCGGGCAGGGTCAGCGTAGGGCAGGGCTGGGCACTGGTGCTGGGCAGTCTGCTGGTCATGGCGCTGGCATCGTGGCAGCTCAACCCGCTGTGTCTGGCACTCATGCCCATTGCGGTGCTGTTTCTGATCGGCTATCCGTATACCAAGCGGTTTACCTGGCTGTGTCACCTGTGGCTGGGCGTCACAGACGGAGCGGCGGCGGCAGGCGGCTGGATCGCCGTCACCGGGCATTTCGACATGGGCGCGTGGCTGCTGTGGCTGGTCGTGATCTTCTGGATGGTCGGGCTGGACACCATCTACGCCACCATGGACTTCGATTTTGACCGGCAGCACGGCATTCAGAGCATTCCAGCACGGTTCGGAATCGGCCCGGCGCTGCGAATCGCTGCCACCAGTCACGCCCTGACCTTCGTGCTGCTGCTGACGGTGGGCTTTGCAGTGGGCGCGAGTTTCTGGTATTTCCTGGCGGCGCTCGCCATGGGCGGCATCCTGCTGTACGAACACCGACTGGTAAACCCCAACGACCTGACCCGCGCCAATGTCGCCTTTTTCGACGCCAACATGTGGCTGGCCCTCACGATGCTGGGCGGCGTGGTGGCCGACGTGCTGTGGCGCACCCTGACCTGA
- a CDS encoding response regulator transcription factor — MERKPLVLVIEDEKDIARFIELELAAEGYATEVAFDGVTGLSKFREVNPDLVILDLMLPVLDGLEVARRIRKTSNTPIIILTAKDNIQDKVEGLDSGADDYLIKPFSIEELLARVRAHLRRVNPAVTGEVRVADLVMNLDGREIFRGGRRVELSAKEFELLELLARNPGKVFSRFEIEEKVWPEYTGGSNVVDVYIGYLRRKLEESGERRLIHTVRGVGYVLREE; from the coding sequence ATGGAACGCAAGCCGTTGGTACTGGTGATCGAAGACGAGAAGGACATTGCAAGGTTTATTGAACTGGAACTGGCCGCCGAGGGCTACGCCACCGAGGTCGCCTTCGACGGCGTCACCGGTCTCAGCAAATTTCGTGAAGTCAATCCCGATCTGGTGATCCTTGATCTGATGCTGCCAGTGCTGGACGGACTGGAAGTGGCCCGCCGAATTCGCAAGACCAGCAATACGCCGATCATCATTCTGACTGCCAAGGACAATATCCAGGACAAGGTGGAAGGTCTGGACAGCGGCGCAGACGATTATCTGATCAAGCCGTTTTCTATCGAGGAGCTGCTGGCCCGTGTCCGCGCCCACCTGCGCCGCGTGAATCCTGCCGTGACCGGAGAGGTGCGGGTGGCCGACCTGGTGATGAACCTCGACGGGCGCGAGATCTTCCGGGGTGGGCGGCGCGTCGAGCTGTCGGCCAAGGAATTCGAGCTGCTGGAACTGCTGGCCCGCAACCCCGGCAAGGTCTTCTCGCGTTTCGAAATCGAGGAGAAGGTGTGGCCGGAATATACCGGTGGCAGCAACGTGGTCGACGTGTATATCGGCTATCTGCGTCGCAAGCTGGAAGAGAGCGGTGAGCGCCGCCTGATTCATACCGTGCGCGGCGTCGGGTACGTGCTGCGCGAAGAATAA
- a CDS encoding sensor histidine kinase yields the protein MTLRTRLTLLYTMLLSALLLVLALAVLTVMQTSLFNGVDADLRDTYGQYTNLAERLSIRPYSVTPTNSTETPLSFSEIRRTFPDYRVQFESLVGEDVTELTERASGSARDRQLLLSELRMTADQLRQTPTVDPNAPIHLTDAELLRLLRDPDHQILLTTPVKEVGLPPVSSRVLVTLTEFAYGRNFDGLTKTVATIVYFGRSLEATDQTLTTLRTIVLVIFLIGAGTAAAGAYLLAGQALRPLTMVKRAADRIGGQTLAVRVPEPQTGDEVQSLAHALNRMLDRLENSFEVQRRFTSDASHELRTPVTAIQGHASYLLRRSSPNEQQRESLTIIKNESERLTSLISSLLELARSDSGVLQLRRQPVLSLLLLQDIARELAPLAQAQGAELVTGGQDVALEGDPDRVKQVVINLVSNALKVGSLHIHLQSTPELEPPKNTPGTAARKGIPGVRISVQDDGPGIAPEHLERLFDRFYRVEESRSRDQGGAGLGLAIVRGIVDAHSGHIWIESEVGRGTTVNVWLPLGNIPDLDDDVA from the coding sequence GTGACGCTGCGTACCCGCCTGACTCTGCTGTACACCATGCTGCTTTCGGCGCTGCTGCTGGTGCTGGCGTTGGCCGTTCTGACCGTGATGCAGACCAGCCTGTTCAATGGCGTAGACGCCGACCTGCGCGACACCTACGGGCAGTACACCAATCTGGCTGAACGGCTGAGCATCCGGCCTTACAGCGTGACGCCCACCAACAGCACCGAGACGCCGCTCAGTTTCAGCGAGATCCGGCGCACCTTTCCCGATTACCGCGTGCAGTTCGAGTCGCTGGTGGGCGAAGACGTGACAGAGCTGACCGAGCGGGCCTCGGGCTCGGCACGCGACCGCCAGTTGCTGCTGAGCGAACTCCGGATGACCGCCGATCAGCTGCGCCAGACGCCCACCGTCGATCCCAACGCCCCGATCCACCTGACCGACGCCGAACTGCTGCGGCTGCTGCGCGACCCCGATCACCAGATTCTGCTGACCACCCCCGTCAAGGAAGTCGGACTGCCCCCGGTGTCGTCGCGGGTGCTGGTGACCCTGACCGAGTTCGCGTATGGGCGCAACTTCGACGGCCTGACCAAAACAGTCGCCACCATCGTGTACTTCGGGCGCAGCCTGGAGGCCACCGACCAGACGCTCACCACGCTACGAACCATCGTGCTGGTGATCTTTCTGATCGGCGCGGGCACGGCGGCAGCGGGCGCGTACCTGCTGGCGGGGCAGGCGCTGCGTCCTCTGACGATGGTGAAACGGGCCGCAGACCGGATCGGCGGGCAGACGCTGGCGGTACGCGTGCCGGAACCGCAGACCGGCGACGAGGTGCAGTCGCTGGCACACGCCCTGAACCGCATGCTCGACCGCCTGGAAAACTCGTTTGAGGTGCAGCGCCGCTTTACTTCCGACGCCAGCCACGAGCTGAGAACGCCCGTCACGGCGATTCAGGGCCACGCCAGCTATCTGCTGAGGCGCAGCAGTCCCAACGAGCAGCAGCGCGAGAGTCTGACCATCATCAAGAACGAATCCGAGCGGCTGACCAGCCTCATCAGCAGCCTGCTGGAGCTGGCCCGCAGCGACAGCGGCGTACTGCAACTGCGCCGCCAGCCGGTGCTGTCGCTGCTGCTGCTTCAGGACATCGCCCGCGAACTGGCTCCGCTGGCACAGGCTCAGGGGGCCGAACTGGTGACCGGTGGACAGGATGTGGCGCTGGAGGGCGACCCAGACCGCGTGAAACAGGTGGTCATCAATCTGGTGTCGAACGCGCTGAAGGTCGGTTCGCTGCACATTCACCTGCAAAGCACGCCGGAACTGGAACCCCCCAAGAACACGCCGGGCACAGCGGCCCGCAAGGGCATACCGGGCGTGCGAATCTCGGTGCAGGACGATGGCCCCGGTATCGCCCCAGAGCATCTGGAACGGCTGTTCGACCGGTTCTACCGCGTCGAGGAGTCACGCAGCCGCGATCAGGGCGGCGCGGGGCTGGGCCTTGCCATCGTGCGCGGCATCGTGGACGCGCACAGCGGGCACATCTGGATCGAGAGCGAGGTCGGGCGGGGCACCACCGTCAATGTCTGGCTGCCCCTGGGGAACATCCCTGATCTGGACGACGACGTGGCGTAG
- a CDS encoding CAP domain-containing protein: MKAPFKVQKAVLSILPALLGVGVFTGCCGSPAPAVEYESQNMTPLATEVFTLTNAMRAQGVTCQGVAYPAAPALLEDKTLNAAAQHRADDLAQTDDFTHTPANGKTYAWWLAQVHIKTEFPQFQNDGENLGRTVTNTPQVIVNAWLTSTRGHCEPEFTSTYKDTKTAQWMPGFTRVGVGEAVSVSSGLHYWTMIFAN; the protein is encoded by the coding sequence GTGAAAGCCCCGTTCAAGGTGCAGAAAGCCGTGCTCTCTATCCTCCCTGCACTGCTGGGAGTCGGTGTATTTACGGGCTGTTGCGGCTCTCCTGCGCCCGCTGTGGAGTACGAAAGCCAGAACATGACGCCCCTGGCGACCGAGGTATTCACCCTCACCAATGCAATGCGGGCGCAGGGCGTGACGTGTCAGGGTGTCGCGTACCCGGCAGCGCCCGCCCTGCTGGAAGACAAAACCCTGAACGCCGCCGCGCAGCACCGTGCCGACGACCTGGCCCAGACCGACGACTTCACCCATACGCCTGCCAACGGCAAGACCTACGCATGGTGGCTCGCTCAGGTTCATATCAAGACTGAATTTCCGCAGTTCCAGAATGACGGCGAGAACCTCGGGCGTACGGTCACGAATACGCCGCAGGTGATTGTGAATGCCTGGCTCACCAGCACCAGGGGCCACTGTGAGCCGGAGTTCACCAGCACCTACAAGGACACCAAAACCGCCCAGTGGATGCCGGGATTTACGCGTGTCGGTGTCGGAGAAGCAGTTTCTGTTTCCAGCGGTCTGCATTACTGGACGATGATCTTCGCCAACTGA
- the tmpR gene encoding bifunctional dihydropteridine reductase/dihydrofolate reductase TmpR, which translates to MTRRTALVTGAARGIGRGIALSLADAGFDVVIQYLSSEADAAETVQMLRAAGVRADMHRADLTKHDEAAALVQAAHRAFLDGGGLGLGVLVNNVGNYVSKPLLELDISEWHEMFDSNLHSTFYTCRAALPIMRAGGYGRIVNIGYAGAQHLLARPGIVPYTIAKSGVIALTLAIAKAEAGSGISANVVSPGVIETSVSQPTREIPAGRLGTVAELSAEVLHFVQASDYVTGQIVDVAGGWNL; encoded by the coding sequence ATGACGCGCCGAACGGCGCTGGTCACGGGGGCCGCACGCGGCATCGGACGGGGCATCGCGCTCTCGCTAGCGGACGCGGGCTTTGACGTGGTGATTCAGTACCTCAGCAGCGAGGCCGACGCCGCCGAGACCGTGCAGATGCTGCGGGCAGCGGGCGTGCGGGCCGACATGCACCGAGCCGACCTGACGAAACACGACGAGGCCGCCGCGCTGGTACAAGCGGCGCACCGGGCCTTTCTGGACGGGGGCGGGCTGGGGCTGGGCGTACTGGTGAACAACGTGGGCAACTACGTGAGTAAACCGCTGCTGGAACTCGATATCAGCGAGTGGCACGAGATGTTCGACAGCAACCTGCATTCGACCTTCTATACCTGCCGGGCAGCTCTGCCGATCATGCGGGCGGGGGGGTACGGGCGCATCGTCAATATCGGGTACGCGGGCGCACAGCACCTGCTGGCGCGGCCCGGCATCGTGCCGTACACCATCGCCAAGAGCGGCGTGATCGCCCTGACGCTCGCCATCGCCAAGGCCGAGGCAGGCAGCGGCATCAGCGCCAACGTGGTCAGCCCCGGCGTGATCGAAACGAGCGTGTCGCAGCCCACCCGCGAGATTCCGGCGGGGCGGCTGGGAACGGTGGCCGAACTGAGCGCCGAGGTGCTGCATTTTGTGCAGGCGAGCGACTACGTGACCGGGCAGATCGTGGACGTGGCGGGCGGCTGGAACCTGTAG